AAGGCCCGGCCAGCGGCCTGCAAAGGCGTTTATTTGAAGACTTGCTGTCTGAGCAGCACCATGGGGCCCGGATTCCGCTTGGATGCGCCAAGTTTGGTAACCCAGTTCCGCAGTGCGTGATTTTTGTTAAAGGGTTTTTGACTCTATGTAAGGGCGCACAACGCCGAATGATACGGGCGTGGCGTCCTTTTTCTTGTCGAGGGATGTGTTAACGGGCAGATTTCGCAGTTCGAGCGGCGACGCCAGGATTCCGCAAGCAACGGAAGGAGAGCGCGATGAGTCAGGAGATGAAGGAGATCTTGTTCACGTCGGAATCGGTGACGGAAGGGCACCCGGACAAGGTCGCGGATTTCATATCCGATTCCGTACTGGATGCCCTGTACGAGCAGGATCCCATGAGCCGCGTGGCGTGCGAAACGTTGGTGACTACCGGCTTCTGCGTGATTGCCGGCGAAATCACAACAAAGGCCGTAGTGGATTATCAGCAGGTAGCACGTGATGCGATCCTCGCCATCGGCTACAGAGGGGGGGACTCGGGGTTCGACGGCAGAACGTGCGGCGTGCTGGTCGCGCTTGACAAGCAGTCGCCGGACATTGCGCAGGGCGTAGATTCAGCGCCTGACAAGGAACAGGGCGCGGGCGACCAGGGCATGATGTTCGGCTATGCCTGCAACGAGACCCCCGAATACATGCCGCTGCCCATTTCGCTGGCGCACAAGCTGGGTCTCAGGCTTTCCGAACTTCGGCACAACGGCACGCTTCCCTGGCTGCAACCCGATGGCAAATCACAGGTCACCATAGCATACCGCAACGGCAAGCCGTACCGCATTCATACGATCGTGATTTCAAACCAGCATTCGCCGGACATTTCGCAGAAAGACATCCGCGACGCTGTCATCCGCGAGGTTTGTGAACCCGTTGTTCCGAAAAGCCTGAAGAATGGAGACATCATTTATCACGTCAACCCGACCGGCCGTTTTGTGGTGGGGGGGCCCGTTGGCGACTGCGGGTTGACAGGCCGCAAGATCATCGTCGACACGTATGGCGGGATGGGACGCCACGGCGGCGGCGCGTTCAGCGGCAAGGACCCGTCGAAGGTGGACCGTTCGGCGACTTACATGGCGCGTTACATGGCGAAGAATGTTGTGGCGGCCGGCCTGGCAGAGAGGTGCGAAGTGCAATTGGCTTACGCTATCGGGGTCGCGCGCCCCGTGTCGGTCAATGTGACGACGTTCCGCACCGGCAAAATAGACGATGACGCGCTTTCTGACATTCTGGCCGGCGAGTTCGATTGCCGGCCCGCGGCGATTCTCGAGACGCTCAACCTGCGCACGCCCATTTTCCGCAAGACGACGAACTACGGCCACTTTGGGCGCGAGAATGCAGGTTTGCGCTGGGAAGAGACCGATCGCGCGGAGCGGCTTCGGCAGAAAGCAGGCGTCTGAACAATATGGTATAACCCTTTGCGAGGGAGGCCTTGGATAGAGGCTCTTCCCTCGCAATTCTTTCGTGGTGCATTCCAGAAGAAAGTCCGCGGTTCTCCCAGGAGGTTCACCGCATGCACGGCGGCCGCCATTTCATCGTAGTGTCGGTGTTTTGGGGCATGTTGCTCTTCGCGTTGGGCGCGCCCGGCGATTCCGGCGAAGCCCCCGAGGGGAAGCCGGCCGCCGCCCCGGAGAAGACGGTGTATCTAACCTTTGACGACGGCCCTTCCGAAGTGACACCAGTCATTCTGGACCTGCTCAAAGAGCACGAAGCCGCTGCTACGTTCTTTGTCTGCGGAAATGTTACTGAATTCGGCGACAAGGTTTATAACCGGATTCTCGATGAAGGGCACGCCTTGGGCAATCACACGTTTTCGCATAGTTACAACAAAGTCTATGCGTCAGCCGATACCTTTGAACAAAACGTGGCGCGCCTCGACGACCTGATATACAAATTCACCGGCGCCCGGCCGCGGCTGCTGCGGTTTCCCGGCGGGTCCAACAACCGCATCACAAAAGGGCCTGACGGGAAAAGCATCACCTGCGAGTTGGTAGACCGCTTGGCGAAACAGGGCTATCGCCATTTCGACTGGAATGTGGATTCGTTCGACTACGGCCCTAATGCCAAAGACTCAGATGCGATCGCCAAGACCGTTGTGGCGGGCGTGGTCAAGCGGAGCGAGGCGATTGTTCTGATGCACGACAGTTATCCGCACATGGCAACCGCCAAGGCTTTACCCGTCATTATCCGCGAGTTGCGGTCACAAGGATACGCTTTCAAGGCGCTGTCCGGGGAATCCTTCACGGTGCAGTTTCTCAAACCGTCGCGGCAGGCAGCTGAATAGGCGCGCGACTCGCCGGCGGGGCGTGTGCCAGGAACCGATGTTTATCCTTTGCCGGCGTCGTCCGCCTCGCTGACAGGCCACACAAACGTCGCGGTTGCGCGCGCGGGGACTTCGGCCGCGAATGATCTGCCGCGCCACGCGATGGTAAAGGTACTTGGGTTGCGGTCGGCGTTGGCCACGACAAGGACGATGGTATCGTCGGGATTCAGGAATGCCACGTTGCCGAAGCGCTGGCCCCTGAAAACCGTGGACTCGATGCGCACGGCGTCCCGCTGTATGAACCGCATGAACTGGCCGTACATGCAATAGTCATACCCGAAATAAAGCGTCTTTGTGGCGGTGTTGAGCACGATACACGTGGGCGAGCACGGGTGGGGCCCTGCGTTCGGTTCCCCTTGGTCGTTGATTATCGACACCCATGCATTGTATGAGCGGGACCAGTTGCGCAGAATGTCCATGATAGCGATGGCGCCCGGTGTGCCGAATGTGGAACCTTCCGTAAAATAGATCTGCTTCGACGGGAACATATCGTGCAGGCGCGTCATGGCTTCGGGCCTGCCCTCATAGTGGTGAAACCCCGTACCGTCGATGTACTTGGCCGCCTTGGGGTCTCCCACGACGTTCTTGGGCCATCCCAACGGCTCGAAATTGTGGTCCCAGCACCAGATCTTGGTATCGAGCTTCTGTCGCGCAAACTCGGGGCCAACATGTTCCGCGATGAATTCGGCCTGTTCCTGGGCGGTCCACCGGCACGTAGGATAGGTGGGCGGATTGTAGTCGGGTTCATTCTGCAGCGTGATGGCGTAGATCGGGATGCCCTCGGCCTCGTATGCCGTAATGAATCTGGCGAGGTAACGCGCGTAGACGGCGTAATACTGGGGCTCGAACCGCCCTCCTCCGATGGTTCCGTTCGAGGTCATCCAGCCCGGCGGGCTCCAGGGGGACGCGAAGAAGAGCAGGCCGGGATTCTTCTCGAGCGCCATCTTGAGCACGGGCAAGACGTATTCGCGGTCCTTCTCGATAGAGAAATGCTCGAGTTCCATGTCCCCTGGCACGTCCGCGTAGGTGTACCAGGGGGATGCCGTGAAGTCCGGCGTCCCGATGCAGATGCGCATCAGATTCATTCCGAGGCCGTTTTCGGGGCTGACCAAGCGTTCGACGGCGAGCTCCTGTTCATCGGGGTCAAGCTGGCTGATGTTGTAGCACGTAGCATGCTCGAGGGAAGCGCCCATCCCGAGAATCGTCTGGTACCGGATGGCGTCGTCGATACGGATGTCTGGCGCGGGCGCTTCCGCTCCAAAAGCTGCCGCGGGCTGTTCCGAAAGGGTGTTCTGCATGTCTTCCGAAGAGACCCACCACGCCACGTCAAGGCCCGGGGCTGCCTGTCCCCCGGCGGCCAGAAGGGCCGCGACGACGCTTCTCCCCAACACCGTTGCATACCGCATCCGCTTCATCCTTTTCCCGCATGGACCCGGCAAACGTCTCCATACCCTGCCTGGACCTAGAGTACCACCCCACGGCCCCGGCGCAAAAGGGTTCGAGCGGCGCCAGGCTGCTGACCGGCGCGCACACCCTTCGTGCCCGGTTTGACCGGTGCGGTCCGGCCCGGAAGAGAATCCCTGGCCATGTCTGCGGTTATTCTCGTTCCCGCCGACAGGGCCCCAACAACGATTCTGCTGTGCCTGTGTTGAAATGGCGGTGAAATTGTGATAACGTTCACGATTAGACGGTGGATTCAGTCGTATTCCCCACTTCCTTCGTCTCAGCAGCAGTACAAACCACTGGCTGTCAGTATGTTCCGTAAGCGAAACGGTCGCAACGGTGGAGGCTCGTAAGCATGAGCGATGATTACAGAAAGATCGTCCAGGAAGCTGTCGCGAAATTCGGCAAGGACAAGAAGCGCTTGATGGACATTGCGCGCGCCGTGCATGCCAAGACGGGGCACTTGTCGGAGGACATCGTGGGCACTATTGCCGATGCTCTCGGGTGCCATCGGGTGGAGGTGCGTGACATGACCTCCTTCTTTGCGTTCTTCTCGCGGGAGCCCAAGGGCAAGACGACCATTCGTCTGTGCAACTCCGTGGTGGAGCGCATGAAAGGGGCGGATGCGGTCGCGAAAGCGTTCGAGAAAGCCGTCGGCGTCCGGTTCGGCGAGACAAGTCCCGATGGACTGATCAGCCTCGAATACACGCCATGCATCGGGATGTCTGACCAGGCGCCCGCGGCGCTTGTCGACGGCAAGGTGGTGACCAATATCCGGCCCGAAGACGTGAAATCAATAGTCGACGCCGTCCGCTCGGGCAAACTGCACGAAGGCGGCGATACGAGCGTGAAAGCCGTCGAGTCCAACGTGCGGCTGATGGGGCAAGTCATATTCGCGCCGATGGAGCGTGGCGCGGCGGTTCGCAAGGCCCTGAGCATGAGCCCGGAAGACGTCATCAACGAGATGAACAAGGCGCGGGTCCGCGGGCGCGGCGGCGCGGGGTTTCCGCTCGCCATGAAATGGAGCTTCTGCCGCAAGGCGCAGGGTGGCGCGCATTACATTGTCTGCAACGGTGACGAAGGCGAGCCCGGCACATTCAAGGACCGCGTGATCCTGACCGAGTGTCCGGACCTGATGTTTGAAGGATTGACGATTGCGGGATACGCGGTAGGCGCCAAGGAGGGGTACTTCTACCTTCGCGGCGAATATGAATATCTGCTGCCCCACCTGGAGCAGGTGTTGGCGAAGCGCCGCCGCATGGGGCTTCTGGGTGAAAACGTATGCGGCTATGAGGGATTCGATTTCGACATCCGGATTCAAATGGGCGCCGGCGCCTATATCTGCGGCGAGGAGTCGGCACTCATCGAGTCGCTCGAAGGGAAACGGGGCGCGCCGCGCGACAGACCCCCGTTCCCAGTCCAGAAAGGCTACCTCGACCAGCCGACCAGCGTGAACAACATCGAAACATTGTGCTGCGCCGCCCGCATTATGGAACATGGAGCGGACTGGTTTGCCGCGATGGGCACGAAGGATTCGACGGGCACCAAGTTGCTCAGCGTATCCGGCGACTGCGAATTTCCCGGCGTGTATGAGGTCGAGTACGGCATAACAGTCGAGAAACTCCTCGAGATGGTTGGCGGCGCGGATGCGCAGGCTGTCCAGATCGGCGGGCCGTCGGGACAGTGCATCGCGTCCAAGGATTTTGGCCGCAGCATTTGTTTCGAGGATCTGCCTACCGGCGGCTCGACCATCGTCTTCGGCAAGAACCGGGATTTGCTCGAGTGCATGGAGGGGTTCCTCGAATTCTTCGTCGAGGAGTCGTGCGGTTGGTGCGCGCCGTGCCGCGCGGGCACGGTCATCATGAAGATGCAGTTTGAGAAGATTCTCAAGGGCCGAGGCACCCGCGAGGACCTCAAGAAGCTGGAAGACACCGCCAACACGGTGAAGTTCATGAGCCGTTGCGGATTGGGCCAGACCGCGTGCAATCCGGTGCTGACGACGTTGCGCAACTTCCCGGCCCTGTACGAGGCCCGGATCAAGCCGGAAGAGTTCATTCCGGCGTTCGATATCAAGGATGCCATGAAGGAAGCGTGCTCCATCACCGGGCAGAAACCGCACGAGCTGGAGGTATGATTGGGATGAGCAAGAACACGGTGAATATCATCATTGACGGTGTCGAAGTCCAGGCGCACGAAGGGCAAACCATCCTTCAGGCCGCTGATGACGCCGGTATCTATATCCCACGGCTGTGCTATCTGAAAGAGCTGGTCCCGGGCGGCCACTGCCGGGTCTGCACGGTCAAGGTCAACGGCCGTCCCGCCAGCGCATGCACCTTCCCCGCAAGCGAGGGTCTCGTCATCGAAAATGACACGGAAGAGATGACGACGTTTCGGCGGAACGTGGTCGAGATGCTGTTTGCGGAAGGCAACCACGTGTGCCCGTCCTGCGAAGCGAGCGGCAACTGCGAATTGCAGGCGATGGCGTATCGCCTGGGCTTGTTGGCCATAACACTGCCGTTCCTGCGCAAACCGCGCGAGCTGGACGCGACGCACCCGGACGTCTACATCGACCGCGATCGCTGCATTCTCTGCGGCCGTTGCGCCCGGGCCTCGGTAGCCGAAGGCAAACGGGTGTTCGGTTTCGAGGGCCGCGGCATCAACAAGCGTATCGCGGTGGATGGCGTCCACGGGCTCAAGGAAACCGATTTGAAGGCCGCCGACAAGGCTGCCCGCGCGTGCCCGACCGGGTGCCTCACGTTGAAGCGCACGGGATGGAAGGTGCCCGTCGGCGAGCGTCTTTACGACAAGACCCCTATCGGAAGCGATATCGAGCAGAAGCAGCCGGTAGGCTGAACGATTCAGGAAAGGGTAGACACCATGGCGAAGCCACTAGTAGCAACCGCCCCCTTTACGGGCTGTTTCGGTTGTCATATGTCCCTGTTGGACATCGATGAGCGGATCCTCGATCTGGTCGAGTTGGTGGAGTTCAGCAAGTCGCCCATCAACGACATCAAGACGTTTACGCGCCCCGTCGATGTCGGGCTCCTGGAAGGGGGCATCAGCAACGACGAGAACTACGAGCAATTGAAGCTGTTTCGCAAGCACTGCAAGATTCTCATCTCGGTGGGGCAGTGCGCCATTACCGGAGGCGTTCCGGCATACCGAAATACGGTGCCCTTGAAAGAGTGTTTCGAAGAAGCCTATTTGAAGGGTCCGACGGTCGTCGACGGCGGCCAGTTTCCAAATGATCCGGATATCCCGATCATGCTGGACAAGGTCTATCCTTGCCACGAGATCGTCAAGATAGACTATTTCCTTCCGGGCTGCCCGCCTTCGGCGGATACCCTTTGGGCGGCGCTCACTGCGTTGCTGACCGGGAAGGATGTCGGGCTGCCTTACGAACTGATTAAATACGACTGACCGCCCTGGAGGCAAACATCATGGCAAAAACCGCAAGCAACGGAAAACGGAAGATCGTGATCAACCCGGTGACCCGTATCGAAGGCCACGGCAAAGTCACCATTGTGATGGACAAAGACAACAACGTCGAACAGGCGCGGTTCCACATCATCGAGTTCCGCGGGTTCGAGCGTTTTGCCAAGGGCCGGTTCTATTGGGAAGCCCCGGTCATGGTGCAGCGCCTGTGCGGCATCTGCCCGGTGAGCCACCATCTGGCCGGCGCCAAAGCCACCGATATGATCGTGGGCGTCGACAAGATCCCCGTCACGGCGGAGAAAATGCGCCGCCTGATGCACTACGGCCAGATGTACCAGTCGCACGCCCTGCATTTCTTCCACCTGGCCTCGCCCGATTTGCTGTTCGGGTTCGATGCGCCGGTCGAGAAGCGCAACGTGGTCGGGGTGATTGAGGCCGACCCCGAGACCGCCAAGAAAGCGGTCCTGATGCGCAAGTTCGGCCAGGAGGTCATCAAGGCGACGGGCGGCAAAAAGGTGCATCCCACGGGGGCGATCCCCGGCGGCATCAACAAAAACCTCTCGCTCGCCGAGCGCGACGCCCTCAAGAAGGACGCTGACACCATGGTCGAGTGGGCGGTCGAGGCCCTCGAACTCTGCAAGAAGATCACCAGAGGAAACCTCGATTTCCTTTTGGGGTTCGGCAGTTTCGACTCGAATCACGTGTCTATCGTGCGTGAAGACGGCTGCATGGACCTGTACGACGGCAAACTTCGCGCCATTGACGCGCAGGGCGAGAAGATCTTCGACATGGTCGAGCCGCTCGAGTACGCCGATTACCTCGGCGAAGAAGTGCGGCCCTGGAGCTACATGAAGTTCCCGCACATCCGTTCGCTGGGCAAGGAAAAGGGCTGGTATCGCGTGGGACCTCTCTCGCGGGTCAATTGCTGCGATTTCATCGACACCGAGCTCGCCGAGAAAGCCCGTCAGGAGTTCATGGCGCTCAACAACGGCAAGCCCGTCAATGCGAGCATGGCCTACCATTGGGCGCGCCTCATCGAGCTCCTGCATTCGGCCGAAAAGATCAGGGAATTGCTCGATGACCCGGACCTGCAGGGAACAAACCTCGTGGCCCAGGGCAAGAAACGTTCTAAAGGCGTAGCCTGGATTGAAGCGCCGCGCGGCACCCTGTTCCACCACTACGAAATAGACACCGAGACGGACCAGATCACGCTCGCGAACCTCATTGTCTCGACGACCAGCAACAACGAGCCCATGAACCGTACGGTGAAGACCATTGCCGAGCAGCACCTCAAGGGTAAGAGCGCAAACGAAATCACGGAAGGCCTGCTGAACCATATCGAAGTGGGTATCCGTGCATATGACCCGTGCCTGAGTTGCGCCACCCATGCCCTTGGAAAGATGCGGCTGCACGTGGAACTGGTCGGCGCGGAAGGCAATGTTATTGACGAGAAATTCCGCGGGTGAGCGAATCGCGTGTGTTAGTCCTCGGGTACGGAAACCCGGGGCGGCAGGATGACGGGCTCGGCCCGGCGATTGCCGAGGCGGTGGAAGCGTGGGGTGTGCCCAACGTTACAACAGACACCCCCTATCAGTTGAATATCGAGGACGCGGCCACGCTTGCCGAACATGATCTCGTCATGTTCGTGGATGCCAGCGTGGACGCGGAGGAACCCTACTCGCTGAAACGGATCGCGCCGGCGGCGGAGATCACGTTCACGAGCCACAGCGTTTCGCCGGAGTCCGTGTTGGCCCTGTGCCATGAGCACTTCCACACAGAGCCGGAAGCGTATGTCCTAGCCGTGCGCGGGTATGCGTTCGAATTTGAAGAGGGCCTGACTCCCAGGGCCCGCGAGAATATGGCGAGTGCTTTAGCATGCGTCCAGTCGTTGATACGGGCGTGTAAGGAGACAAGCATGGACAGTAAGAAAACGATTCTTGCCATTGACGATGATCCCGATATTCGCGCGACCTTACGTATTGTGCTCGAGGCCGAAGGGTTTTCCGTGGGCGAGGCAGCTAACGGTGAAGAAGGCCTCAAGGCCATCGAGCGCGTGAAACCAGACGCTATCATTGTCGATCTGATGATGGAAAACGTGGACTCCGGCAGCACGGTGGCCCAGAAGTTGAAGGAAAGCGGCTACAAAGGCCCCGTGTACATGTTGAGTTCGGCGGGCGATACGGTGCGTTACAACATAGACGCGCGCGAGCTGGGCCTGGCGGGGATCTTCCAGAAACCCATCGATCCCAAGATGCTGGTCTCTACCCTGAAAACCAAGCTCAAGGTATAGTCAATTTCTTTCGAGGCGGGATGTACGCCACACGCCGGGAAACGGAGGATGAGCCGTTTTCCGGCGTGTTTACTTCTCCTCACGCCTTGTTTGGCAACACGTTTCGGAGGTGCAATCCCGTGTATGACGCATGGTTTCCCGCGAGTGCTTCCGGAACGCCTGCCGCCACAACCTCGCCGCCCTTGTCGCCGCCTTCGGGGCCGAGGTCGATGATCCAGTCGGCGGTTTTGATGACGTCAAGGTTGTGCTCGATGACGACAACGGTGTTCCCGTGCTCAACCAGGCGGTGCAAGACCTCCAGGAGCTTGTCGACGTCCACGGCATGGAGGCCCGTGGTGGGCTCATCGAGAATGTAGAGGGTCCTGCCGGTCTGGCGTTTTGAAAGCTCCGTCGCCAGTTTCACGCGCTGTGCCTCGCCGCCCGACAGCGTGGTGGCCGGCTGGCCCAGCTTGATGTAGCCCAGACCCACATCAAGCAACGTACTGAGCTTGGAATGAACCGCGGGGACGTTCCGGAAGAAGGCGCACCCTTCCTCGACGGTCATATCGAGCACATTGGCGATGCTGTTGCCGCGATAGAGGATCTCGAGGGTGTCGCGGTTGTAACGATGGCCCCGGCACTCCTCGCAGGGCACATACACGTCCGGCAGGAAATGCATCTCGATCTGGATGACCCCATCGCCCTGGCACGCTTCGCACCGGCCTCCTTTCACGTTGAAACTGAAACGCCCGGGTCTGTAGCCCCGCGCCCGGGCCTCGGGCACTTTGCTGAAGAGTTCGCGGATCGGCGAGAACAGGCCCGTGTACGTCGCTGGATTGGACCGCGGCGTGCGCCCGATGGGCGACTGGTCAATGTCGATGACCTTGTCGAGATGCTCGAGGCCCTCGATCCGGTCGTGTTTGCCCGGGCGGACGCGAACCGAGTCGTAGATCTGACGGATGGCGGCCGGGTAGAGGGTTTCGTTGATGAGGCTTGACTTGCCCGAGCCCGATACCCCGGTGACGCACGTGAAGATGCCCAGGGGAATCTCAACATCGATGTGTTTGAGGTTGTTGTGTTCCGCGCCCCACACCTTGAGGGTCTTGCCGTTGGATTTCCGGCGCTGTTGGGGCACCCGAATCTTGAATCTCCCCGAAAGGAATTGGCCTGTCAGCGAGTTCTTGTTTGCCGCGACCTGCTGTGGAGTGCCCTGCGCGACGATCTGTCCTCCGTGCACGCCGGCCCCGGGCCCCAGGTCGATCACGTGATCGGCCCTGCGGATGGTTTCTTCGTCGTGCTCGACGACAATTACCGTGTTTCCGAGGTCGCGCATGCGCTCGAGGGTGGCGATGAGTTTCCTGTTGTCGCGCTGGTGCAGGCCGATGCTGGGTTCGTCGAGAATGTACAGCACGCCCATCAGCCCCGAGCCAATCTGCGTGGCCAGCCGGATGCGTTGCGACTCGCCCCCTGAAAGGGTCCCGGCGTTCCGGTCGAGGGAGAGATAATCCAGCCCTACACTGACCAGGAACGTCAGGCGCTCGTGGATTTCCTTCATTACGCGCGCGGCGATCATTCGCCGGGTCTTGTCCAACTCGAGGTTATCGAAAAAGACCAGAGCTTCGCGAATCGAAAGCGCCGTGACGTCCATGATGGTCTTGCCCGCAATCGTCACCGACCGCGATTCCGGCCGCAGGCGCGCCCCGCCGCAATCCGTGCAGGGCCGCGAGGACATGAACTGGCTGATCATGTCGCGGGCGCGGTTGGAGTCCGTGTCGCGGTAGCGCCGCTCGAGATTGGGGATGACTCCCTCGAACGGACGCTGCACTTCATACGTGCTGTTCCGTCCCGAGTAGGTGAAGTCGATGACCTCGTCGTCCGAACCATAGAGTACGATCTGCTGGAAATCCTCGGGCAGGTCCTCCCAGGAGGTGTCCGTATCCTGGCCGTAATGGCTGCACACGCACCGCAACGCGTGGCGGTACATGCCGTCGAGCACGCGCCGCATGCTCCAGGGCCGCACGGCTCCCCCTCCGATGGAGAGCGCCCTGTCGGGAACCACGAGGTCGGGATCGATCTCAATCACCGTGCCCAGGCCCGTGCATGTCGGGCAGGCGCCGTGGGGGTTGTTGAACGAGAACATGCGCGGGGTCAATTCCTCGAAGCTCAGGCCGCAGTCGATGCAGGCGAAGTGTTCGCTCTGCAACACCTCGCTCACGTGCTTATCGGGGGTCTCGCGCCAGATTCGTATGATGCCCTCGCCCAGCTTGAGGCAGGCCTCGACCGAATCCGTCAAACGCCGGCCGATGCCTTCCTTGACGACCAAGCGGTCGACGACCACGTCGATGTCGTGCTTGACGTACCGTTCGAGGTCGATGTCGTCGTCCACGGTGCGGAATTCGCCGTCGACCCGCACCCGCACGTATCCCCGCCGCTTGATGTCTTCAAAGGCTTTCTGATAGGTGCCTTTGCGCTGCCGGACCACCGGGGCCATCAACTGAACGCGCGTACCCTCGGGCAAGGCTTTGATCCCGTCGACGATGGTCTGGGGGGTCTGCGACTGGATGGGCTTGCCGCAATTGTAGCAGTGCGGCGTGCCGATCCTGGCGAACAGGAGGCGCAGGTAGTCGTAAATCTCGGTTACGGTGCCCACGGTCGAGCGCGGGTTCCGGTGGGTGGTCTTCTGTTCGATCGAAATGGCGGGGCTGAGCCCGTCGATCGAGTCGACGTCCGGTTTCTCCATTTGTTCAAGGAATTGGCGGGCGTATGCCGAGAGGCTCTCGACGTACCGGCGCTGGCCTTCCGCATAAATGGTGTCGAACGCGAGGCTCGATTTTCCCGACCCGCTCAGGCCCGTGATCACAACCAGCTTGTCGCGGGGAATGGTCACGTTCAGGTTCTTGAGATTGTGCTCGCGCGCGCCTTTTATAATGATGCTGTCGCGAGACTTCACGCTGGGAACGGAAACGTCGTCTTTGCCTGAATTGCGTCTTCCCGCAGCGGCATTCCGCGAGGCCGGACGGCGTTTCGGCGTAAGCGCCGCGGGCTTGGGTCCGTTTTTCCGGGTTTTCCCCGTCGATTTGGGTGTTGTGGGCATAGAAACAGGTGTTGACTCCTGGAAACTGGCCTTGATGCTGTCCCGCCGTGCGCGCTCCCGCACCAATCACGGGACAGCACAGGATCATAGCGAATTTCGGGGCCTCAATGCTATTCTCACGGCTTAAACGGAGGTCCCGCCAATTACCGCTGATCCGCGCGGCTCTGGTATGCTGCCGGAGGGAGTGGATAGACCGTCATTGAGCGGAGATGGGAAGGTGCGGCATGGATAACAGGTATTCCATACGGGAATTCGTGGAGCAGACGGGGCAGCGCGACCTCGGACAGGGCGAGTTCG
This sequence is a window from Candidatus Hydrogenedentota bacterium. Protein-coding genes within it:
- the metK gene encoding methionine adenosyltransferase; this encodes MKEILFTSESVTEGHPDKVADFISDSVLDALYEQDPMSRVACETLVTTGFCVIAGEITTKAVVDYQQVARDAILAIGYRGGDSGFDGRTCGVLVALDKQSPDIAQGVDSAPDKEQGAGDQGMMFGYACNETPEYMPLPISLAHKLGLRLSELRHNGTLPWLQPDGKSQVTIAYRNGKPYRIHTIVISNQHSPDISQKDIRDAVIREVCEPVVPKSLKNGDIIYHVNPTGRFVVGGPVGDCGLTGRKIIVDTYGGMGRHGGGAFSGKDPSKVDRSATYMARYMAKNVVAAGLAERCEVQLAYAIGVARPVSVNVTTFRTGKIDDDALSDILAGEFDCRPAAILETLNLRTPIFRKTTNYGHFGRENAGLRWEETDRAERLRQKAGV
- a CDS encoding polysaccharide deacetylase family protein, with amino-acid sequence MHGGRHFIVVSVFWGMLLFALGAPGDSGEAPEGKPAAAPEKTVYLTFDDGPSEVTPVILDLLKEHEAAATFFVCGNVTEFGDKVYNRILDEGHALGNHTFSHSYNKVYASADTFEQNVARLDDLIYKFTGARPRLLRFPGGSNNRITKGPDGKSITCELVDRLAKQGYRHFDWNVDSFDYGPNAKDSDAIAKTVVAGVVKRSEAIVLMHDSYPHMATAKALPVIIRELRSQGYAFKALSGESFTVQFLKPSRQAAE
- a CDS encoding glycoside hydrolase family 30 beta sandwich domain-containing protein → MRYATVLGRSVVAALLAAGGQAAPGLDVAWWVSSEDMQNTLSEQPAAAFGAEAPAPDIRIDDAIRYQTILGMGASLEHATCYNISQLDPDEQELAVERLVSPENGLGMNLMRICIGTPDFTASPWYTYADVPGDMELEHFSIEKDREYVLPVLKMALEKNPGLLFFASPWSPPGWMTSNGTIGGGRFEPQYYAVYARYLARFITAYEAEGIPIYAITLQNEPDYNPPTYPTCRWTAQEQAEFIAEHVGPEFARQKLDTKIWCWDHNFEPLGWPKNVVGDPKAAKYIDGTGFHHYEGRPEAMTRLHDMFPSKQIYFTEGSTFGTPGAIAIMDILRNWSRSYNAWVSIINDQGEPNAGPHPCSPTCIVLNTATKTLYFGYDYCMYGQFMRFIQRDAVRIESTVFRGQRFGNVAFLNPDDTIVLVVANADRNPSTFTIAWRGRSFAAEVPARATATFVWPVSEADDAGKG
- a CDS encoding NAD(P)H-dependent oxidoreductase subunit E, with translation MSDDYRKIVQEAVAKFGKDKKRLMDIARAVHAKTGHLSEDIVGTIADALGCHRVEVRDMTSFFAFFSREPKGKTTIRLCNSVVERMKGADAVAKAFEKAVGVRFGETSPDGLISLEYTPCIGMSDQAPAALVDGKVVTNIRPEDVKSIVDAVRSGKLHEGGDTSVKAVESNVRLMGQVIFAPMERGAAVRKALSMSPEDVINEMNKARVRGRGGAGFPLAMKWSFCRKAQGGAHYIVCNGDEGEPGTFKDRVILTECPDLMFEGLTIAGYAVGAKEGYFYLRGEYEYLLPHLEQVLAKRRRMGLLGENVCGYEGFDFDIRIQMGAGAYICGEESALIESLEGKRGAPRDRPPFPVQKGYLDQPTSVNNIETLCCAARIMEHGADWFAAMGTKDSTGTKLLSVSGDCEFPGVYEVEYGITVEKLLEMVGGADAQAVQIGGPSGQCIASKDFGRSICFEDLPTGGSTIVFGKNRDLLECMEGFLEFFVEESCGWCAPCRAGTVIMKMQFEKILKGRGTREDLKKLEDTANTVKFMSRCGLGQTACNPVLTTLRNFPALYEARIKPEEFIPAFDIKDAMKEACSITGQKPHELEV
- a CDS encoding 2Fe-2S iron-sulfur cluster-binding protein, whose protein sequence is MSKNTVNIIIDGVEVQAHEGQTILQAADDAGIYIPRLCYLKELVPGGHCRVCTVKVNGRPASACTFPASEGLVIENDTEEMTTFRRNVVEMLFAEGNHVCPSCEASGNCELQAMAYRLGLLAITLPFLRKPRELDATHPDVYIDRDRCILCGRCARASVAEGKRVFGFEGRGINKRIAVDGVHGLKETDLKAADKAARACPTGCLTLKRTGWKVPVGERLYDKTPIGSDIEQKQPVG
- a CDS encoding NADP oxidoreductase, giving the protein MAKPLVATAPFTGCFGCHMSLLDIDERILDLVELVEFSKSPINDIKTFTRPVDVGLLEGGISNDENYEQLKLFRKHCKILISVGQCAITGGVPAYRNTVPLKECFEEAYLKGPTVVDGGQFPNDPDIPIMLDKVYPCHEIVKIDYFLPGCPPSADTLWAALTALLTGKDVGLPYELIKYD
- a CDS encoding Ni/Fe hydrogenase subunit alpha, with the translated sequence MAKTASNGKRKIVINPVTRIEGHGKVTIVMDKDNNVEQARFHIIEFRGFERFAKGRFYWEAPVMVQRLCGICPVSHHLAGAKATDMIVGVDKIPVTAEKMRRLMHYGQMYQSHALHFFHLASPDLLFGFDAPVEKRNVVGVIEADPETAKKAVLMRKFGQEVIKATGGKKVHPTGAIPGGINKNLSLAERDALKKDADTMVEWAVEALELCKKITRGNLDFLLGFGSFDSNHVSIVREDGCMDLYDGKLRAIDAQGEKIFDMVEPLEYADYLGEEVRPWSYMKFPHIRSLGKEKGWYRVGPLSRVNCCDFIDTELAEKARQEFMALNNGKPVNASMAYHWARLIELLHSAEKIRELLDDPDLQGTNLVAQGKKRSKGVAWIEAPRGTLFHHYEIDTETDQITLANLIVSTTSNNEPMNRTVKTIAEQHLKGKSANEITEGLLNHIEVGIRAYDPCLSCATHALGKMRLHVELVGAEGNVIDEKFRG